TTCGATTTCTAAAACCGGATGTCCGGAAAAAAATCGGAGCGGTTCCGTATTCTGAGCCAAACCCGGAAAGGGAGAAAGCATGGCCTCGGTAAATTCTCCACCTGCGCTTTCTAAAAAACGGATCTGAGTCGGATATTCTAAGATTAGAATTTTCTCATAGAGTGCGTCCATGCCGATGATTCCGTCGAGTTCGAGATTCCCGGAAAAGGTATGAGAATGTACGATGAGATCTTTGAAGATGGAATGAGATTTGGAAAAAAGCTGAATCGTTCTCACTTTTCGGTAAGAATCGTCTTTTCCTCCGGGATACGTGACCGCGATCCTTCGTTTGGAATCCTGTTCTGTGAAAAATTTTTCATCCAAAAAGGAGAATCGAGAACCGGTATCCACTAAGAAGCGAAGGGGTTTTTCCTCGGGACTCAAGGAAAGCTGTATAAAACGAAAACCGTGTTTTTCAAAAAAGGGAAGAATGATTTCAACTCCCCCGGAAACTACAGTGACCTGTGTTTTCGAGGGAAGAAGGGAGCAGGATAGAAATGCAAAAAGAAAAAGTGTAAGGAAAAACCTCAGATCAATTTTTTGATACATTTCTGATTGGAACATCGTGTGTAGTCTATCACGCAGTCCCTGTATTGAATGCCTGTCACCGGGTCCGCTGGTTTGTATTCTATAAAACACGAATACGGAGAAAAATCAAATTTTTCTTTCCCGAGCGCTCGGTCTTGGATCCGTTTTGTGAGTTCTCTTTCTTCGATTTGAGTCAGAGGAACTTGGTACAGCAGGAGATTCTTTTCCATGCTGTACTGATCGGCAAATTCCGAAAAAAGAAAAAGGTTTTCTTAAGTTTCTTTATAACAAATGGTCTGATTTTTTCCGGAATGTTTCGCCATATAAAGGGCCTTATCCGCTCTTTCAATCAGATCTCGGTTATTTTTATCTTTCGGCCAAAACTCGGAAACTCCCACGGAAAGAGTGACTTTGAGATCGGGACCACCGTTCGGATTCTTCACGCTACTGGCTTCCACCGCTGCGCGAATTTTTTCTCCCATCTCGTATCCTCTTTCCAGATCCGCTCCCGGCATCACGAGGCAAAATTCTTCCCCGCCGTAACGAGCCGGTGTATCGTGTTTGCCCGCGTTTCGAATCAATTGTCTCGCGACTTCGATCAGAACCTGATCCCCGGCTTGGTGCCCGTGCGTATCATTGAACTTCTTAAAGTTGTCCACGTCCGTAAAAAGAAGAGTCAGATGAGACTTCTTCTTTCGACAACGATCCATCTCTTCTTTGAGTTTTGTCTGGAAGTAGTGATGCACTTTGAGACCGGTCATCATGTCCACGGTCGCGAGTTCGTACAGACGAGAGTTCTCGACGGCGATTCCCGCAAGTGTGGAAAGAGTCGTTAAAAAATCTCGGTCCTCTTCTTGAACCTCGTTCATGGTCATCTTTTCTCCGAGCACGAGAAGACCGTTCACCTTTCCCTTTGCGTTCAAAGGTATGATGAGGTCGGCTCCGATTCCCCGGAGAAAATCGATTTCGGTTACGGATCGGCCCATGCTCTCTTCAATCTGA
This is a stretch of genomic DNA from Leptospira tipperaryensis. It encodes these proteins:
- a CDS encoding retropepsin-like aspartic protease, whose protein sequence is MYQKIDLRFFLTLFLFAFLSCSLLPSKTQVTVVSGGVEIILPFFEKHGFRFIQLSLSPEEKPLRFLVDTGSRFSFLDEKFFTEQDSKRRIAVTYPGGKDDSYRKVRTIQLFSKSHSIFKDLIVHSHTFSGNLELDGIIGMDALYEKILILEYPTQIRFLESAGGEFTEAMLSPFPGLAQNTEPLRFFSGHPVLEIEYGTQDKALLLMDTGADLSLLELPNVIPGFVEETSSSRPVQILNFQGKVLNVRTRFVRKLCILMTSNCVNDLEILPSGLPVDFAGVSTGVRIQGILGVNWLNEHRILLDMKRSLIGIVGKDGGK
- a CDS encoding sensor domain-containing diguanylate cyclase is translated as MISKENDPLMIEYLEKKIYDQKQLLEISKALNSTLDYKYLMDAILNICLAQLQTLQAAIYVSPEADSDFFELDPSYKGFDLSENEKSFRIKTDAALIQFLETRMKAMTVNQIEESMGRSVTEIDFLRGIGADLIIPLNAKGKVNGLLVLGEKMTMNEVQEEDRDFLTTLSTLAGIAVENSRLYELATVDMMTGLKVHHYFQTKLKEEMDRCRKKKSHLTLLFTDVDNFKKFNDTHGHQAGDQVLIEVARQLIRNAGKHDTPARYGGEEFCLVMPGADLERGYEMGEKIRAAVEASSVKNPNGGPDLKVTLSVGVSEFWPKDKNNRDLIERADKALYMAKHSGKNQTICYKET